The Equus asinus isolate D_3611 breed Donkey chromosome 4, EquAss-T2T_v2, whole genome shotgun sequence genome has a segment encoding these proteins:
- the LOC106826626 gene encoding intraflagellar transport protein 70B: protein MAGLASAQISDGEFTAVVYRLIRDSRYAEAVQLLGGELQRSPRSRAGLSLLGYCYYRLQEFALAAECYEQLGQLHPELEQYRLYQAQALYKACLYPEATRVAFLLLDNPAYHSRVLRLQAAIKYSEGDLPGARSLVEQLLSGEGEDSGGEDEPDGQVNLGCLLYKEGQYEAACSKFSTALQASGYRPDLSYNLALAYYSSRHYAPALKHIADIIERGIRQHPELGVGMATEGIDVRSVGNTLVLHQTALVEAFNLKAAIEYQLRNYEAAQEALTDMPPRAEEELDPVTLHNQALMNMDSRPTEGFEKLQFLLQQNPFPPETFGNLLLLYCKYEYFDLAADVLAENAHLTYKFLTPYLYDFLDAMITCQTAPEEAFIKLDGLAGLLTEQLRKLTIQVQEARHSRDDEAVKKAVNEYDDTLEKYIPVLMAQAKIYWNLENYPMVEKIFRKSVEFCNDHDVWKLNVAHVLFMQENKYKEAIGFYEPIVKKHYDNILNVSAIVLANLCVSYIMTSQNEEAEELMRKIEKEEEQLSYDDPDKKLYHLCIVNLVIGTLYCAKGNYDFGISRVIKSLEPYNKKLGTDTWYYAKRCFLSLLENMSKHTIMLRDSVIQECVQFLEHCELFGRNIPAVIEQPLEEERMHIGKNTVTYESRQLKALIYEIIGWNM from the coding sequence ATGGCGGGGCTGGCCAGTGCGCAGATCTCCGATGGCGAGTTCACCGCCGTCGTGTACCGGCTCATCCGGGATTCCCGCTACGCCGAGGCGGTGCAGCTGCTGGGCGGGGAGCTCCAGCGGAGCCCGAGGAGCCGCGCCGGCCTGTCGCTGCTCGGCTACTGCTACTACCGCCTGCAGGAGTTCGCGCTGGCGGCCGAGTGCTATGAGCAGCTGGGCCAGCTGCACCCGGAGCTGGAGCAGTACCGCCTGTACCAGGCCCAGGCCCTGTACAAGGCCTGCCTCTATCCAGAGGCCACCCGGGTCGCCTTCCTCCTGCTGGACAACCCCGCCTACCACAGCCGGGTCCTCCGTCTACAAGCCGCCATCAAGTACAGCGAGGGCGACCTGCCCGGGGCCAGGAGCCTGGTGGAGCAGCTCCTGAGCGGGGAGGGCGAGGACAGTGGGGGCGAGGACGAGCCCGATGGCCAGGTCAACCTGGGTTGTTTGCTctacaaagagggacagtatgaAGCCGCGTGTTCCAAGTTCTCCACGGCCCTGCAGGCTTCGGGCTACCGGCCTGACCTTTCCTACAACCTGGCTTTGGCCTATTACAGCAGCCGGCACTATGCCCCAGCGCTGAAGCATATCGCAGACATTATTGAGCGCGGCATCCGCCAGCACCCAGAGCTAGGGGTGGGCATGGCCACTGAGGGCATTGATGTTCGCAGTGTTGGCAACACCTTAGTCCTTCACCAGACAGCTCTGGTGGAAGCCTTCAACCTCAAGGCAGCCATAGAATACCAACTGAGAAACTATGAGGCGGCCCAGGAAGCCCTCACTGACATGCCGCCTAGGGCAGAGGAAGAGTTAGACCCTGTGACCCTGCACAACCAGGCGCTAATGAACATGGACTCCAGACCTACAGAAGGGTTTGAAAAGCTACAGTTTTTGCTCCAACAGAACCCCTTCCCCCCAGAGACCTTTGGCAACCTGTTGCTGCTCTACTGTAAGTATGAATATTTTGACCTGGCGGCAGATGTCCTGGCAGAGAATGCCCATTTGACTTACAAGTTCCTCACACCCTATCTCTACGACTTCTTGGATGCCATGATCACTTGCCAGACGGCTCCTGAAGAGGCTTTCATTAAGCTGGATGGGCTAGCAGGGTTGCTGACTGAGCAGCTCCGGAAACTCACCATACAAGTACAGGAAGCAAGACACAGTAGAGATGATGAAGCTGTCAAAAAGGCAGTGAATGAGTATGATGACACCCTTGAGAAGTATATTCCCGTGTTGATGGCCCAGGCAAAAATCTACTGGAACCTTGAAAACTATCCCATGGTAGAAAAGATCTTCCGAAAATCTGTGGAATTCTGTAATGACCATGATGTGTGGAAGCTGAATGTGGCTCATGTTCTGTTCATGCaggaaaacaaatacaaagaagCCATAGGTTTCTATGAGCCCATAGTCAAGAAGCATTATGACAACATCCTGAACGTCAGTGCCATCGTATTGGCTAACCTCTGTGTTTCCTATATTATGACAAGTCAGAATGAAGAAGCCGAGGAGCTGATGAGGAAGATTGAAAAGGAGGAAGAGCAGCTCTCCTATGACGACCCAGATAAGAAACTCTACCATCTGTGCATTGTGAATTTGGTGATTGGGACACTTTATTGTGCCAAAGGCAATTATGACTTTGGTATTTCTCGGGTTATCAAAAGCTTAGAACCTTATAATAAAAAGCTGGGAACTGATACCTGGTATTATGCCAAAAGGTGCTTCCTGTCCTTATTAGAAAACATGTCAAAACACACGATCATGCTTCGTGACAGTGTTATTCAAGAATGTGTCCAGTTTCTAGAACACTGTGAACTTTTTGGCAGGAACATACCCGCAGTTATTGAACAACCcctagaagaagaaagaatgcatATTGGAAAGAATACAGTCACGTATGAATCCAGACAGTTAAAAGCTTTGATTTATGAGATTATAGGATGGAATATGTAG